The Eleutherodactylus coqui strain aEleCoq1 chromosome 13, aEleCoq1.hap1, whole genome shotgun sequence genome includes a window with the following:
- the MAFB gene encoding transcription factor MafB: MAGELNIAPELPTSPLAMEYVNDFDLMKFDVKKEPLNGRVDRTIRPCNRLQPTGSVSSTPISTPCSSVPSSPSFSPTEQKTHLEDLYWMANSYQQVNPEALNLTPEDAVEALIGPHQMPPQLQGFDSFRGHHHHHHHHPHPHQNHHQYQGMPHEELAHPHQHQHHHHHHHHLQASPTPSNSSTSSQQLQNSHPQHQSSNQVEDRFSDDQLVSMSVRELNRHLRGFTKDDVIRLKQKRRTLKNRGYAQSCRYKRVQQKHHLENEKTQLIQQVEQLKQEVNRLVRERDAYKIKCEKLTTNSFREAGSTSDNPSSPEFFM; the protein is encoded by the coding sequence ATGGCAGGAGAGCTGAACATTGCACCAGAATTGCCAACCAGTCCACTTGCCATGGAGTATGTCAATGACTTTGACTTAATGAAGTTTGATGTCAAGAAAGAACCATTGAACGGCAGAGTTGATCGTACAATTCGTCCTTGCAATCGTTTGCAGCCAACAGGCTCAGTGTCTTCCACCCCTATTAGCACTCCTTGCAGTTCAGTGCCCTCCTCTCCAAGCTTCAgcccaacagagcagaagacgCACCTGGAGGACTTGTACTGGATGGCTAACAGTTACCAACAGGTCAACCCAGAGGCTCTAAACCTCACCCCAGAAGATGCTGTAGAAGCTCTCATTGGACCCCACCAAATGCCTCCACAGCTGCAAGGCTTTGATAGcttcagaggtcatcatcatcaccaccatcatcatccCCACCCTCACCAAAATCATCACCAGTACCAGGGCATGCCCCATGAGGAGCTGGCACATCCTCACCAGCACCAACACCATCATCACCATCACCATCATCTTCAGGCTTCTCCCACCCCATCCAACTCTTCGACCTCTTCCCAGCAGCTCCAAAACAGCCACCCTCAGCACCAGTCCTCCAACCAGGTAGAAGACAGGTTCTCTGATGACCAACTGGTCTCCATGTCTGTCAGGGAGCTCAACCGGCATCTGAGGGGCTTCACCAAGGATGATGTTATTCGCCTAAAACAGAAGAGAAGAACCCTGAAAAACAGGGGGTATGCCCAGTCCTGCAGGTACAAGAGGGTGCAGCAGAAACACCACCTGGAGAATGAGAAGACCCAACTTATCCAGCAAGTGGAGCAACTAAAACAAGAGGTCAACCGTCTTGTAAGAGAAAGAGATGCCTACAAGATAAAGTGTGAGAAACTGACCACCAACAGCTTCAGGGAAGCCGGGTCTACCAGTGATAACCCATCTTCTCCAGAGTTCTTTATGTGa